One window from the genome of Grus americana isolate bGruAme1 chromosome 2, bGruAme1.mat, whole genome shotgun sequence encodes:
- the LOC129202064 gene encoding translation initiation factor IF-2-like isoform X2 translates to MEGPRLPRQGGAHSDTGPGGAGWRGWAGRWLLSSAAPAPLNTPRPTWRTLNLDWPPLSANPSATAIPTLHRAGARAQRRPGESARSAGTGARARERGRARGGRAAGTGHYLRGGGGAAAPRGPRLAGRGGGEGRRRLFLSVRPGPRSRLSLSCAGEGALRSSGDREVRLATDPATLWRGSLPKGTISSSTMSQKGSRRRRKPPDCKPSALHSSHLTTSW, encoded by the exons ATGGAGGGACCGCGGCTCCCCCGGCAGGGCGGGGCGCACTCCGACACGGGGCCCGGCGGCGCCGGCTGGCGCGGCTGGGCTGGGCGCTGGCTTCTCTCCTCCGCCGCTCCGGCTCCGCTCAATACGCCACGGCCAACATGGCGGACATTAAACCTCGACTGGCCGCCTCTTTCAGCCAACCCCAGCGCCACAGCCATTCCCACACTGCATCGCGCAGGGGCGCGGGCACAGCGCCGCCCGGGGGAGAGCGCGCGCAGCGCGGGCACGGGAGCGCGGGCTCGAGAGCGCGGGAGAGcccgcggcggccgggcggcgggcACGGGGCACTACttgcgggggggtgggggcgcAGCTGCTCCCCGCGGGCCCCGTctcgcggggcggggggggggggaaggaaggaggcgGCTTTTCCTCAGCGTGCGGCCCGGGCCGCGCTCTCGCCTGTCTCTCAGCTGCGCCGGGGAAGGCGCGCTCCGTTCCTCCGGGGATAGGGAGGTTCGGCTGGCCACAGACCCCGCCACCCTCTGGAGGGGAAGCCTCCCTAAG GGAACTATTTCATCTTCAACAATGTCTCAAAAAGGAAGTAGGAGAAGGAGGAAACCACCAGATTGCAAACCATCAGCACTTCACTCCTCTCACCTTACAACTTCTTGGTAG